The following DNA comes from Corynebacterium atrinae.
CTGAGTGCGGAGGTCCCGGACCCGGAGACCTTCACCAATGACTCCGACAAGGCCGCCGCCGAGAAGGCCCTCGCCTACATGGGTCTGACCCCCGGAACTCCGCTTCGCGACGTCGCCATCGACACCGTCTTCCTCGGATCCTGCACCAATGCGCGGATCGAGGATCTGCGCGAAGCCGCCGAAGTCGTCCGGGGTCGCTCCATCGCTCCTAATACCCGCATGCTCGTCGTTCCTTCCTCCACCATGGTCAAGGAACAGGCCGAAGAAGAAGGGCTGGACAAGATTTTCACCGAGTTCGGCGCTGAGTGGCGCACCGCCGGCTGCTCCATGTGCTTGGGCATGAATCCCGACCAGCTCGCACCCGGTGAGCGCTCCGCTTCCACCTCGAACCGCAACTTCGAGGGCCGCCAGGGCCCGGGAGGACGAACCCACCTCGTGTCCCCGCCCGTCGCCGCCGCCACCGCAGTGCTGGGCCATCTGGCCTCACCCGCCGACCTCTAAGGAGACAATCGTGGAAAAATTCACCACCCACACCGGGGTCGGCGTCCCGCTGACCCGCTCAAACGTCGACACCGACCAGATCATCCCCGCCGTGTACCTCAAGCGCGTTACCCGCACCGGCTTCGAGGACGGTTTGTTCGCCGGTTGGCGCAAGGACGAGAACTTCGTACTCAATCAGGAGCCCTACCACAACGGCTCGATCCTGGTCGCCGGTCCCGACTTCGGAACCGGCTCCTCCCGCGAGCATGCCGTGTGGGCGCTCATGGACTACGGCTTCCGCGTTGTGCTATCCGCGCGCTTCGCCGACATCTTCCGCGGTAACTCCGGCAAGGCTGGCTTCCTCGCCGCGCAGATGGAAGAGGCCGATATCGAGTTGCTGTGGAAGCAACTCGAGGCCGAGCCTGGCATGGAAATCACCGTCGACCTCGATTCCCGTACGGTGACCGCCGGGGAGAATGCTTACCAATTCTCCGTCGACGACTACACCCGCTGGCGCCTCATGGAAGGCCTCGACGACATTGGACTCACGCTCCGCGACGAGCCCGCTATCACCCGTTACGAGAACACTCGACCGGCTTTCAAACCGGTGATCACGGCCTAGCGGTTTACTTCACCGGGAGCGGGCTCGCCAGATAGTCAGCCCCGGTGAGCTGGCCTTCGTTGAAGGACAGCACCCACACGGACGCCTTCTTCGCTTCAATCTCATGGAGTGGGAGGCGTCCGTTCGCACTGAGCCAGGCGATCATATCGGGGATGATGGTGCCCTGGGCGACGACGACGGAGGTACCGCCGGCGTCGATAAGCTCTTGAAAGCGCGCCTGCGCGCCGACCATGTTCGACAACCAGGCGTCATCGCCGAGGGCTGGATCGACGACGACGTCGAGGTTGAGCTCGTCTGCCAACGGCGCGGCCGTGGCCTGGCAGCGGTCCGGCAGCGCGGAGTAGACCGCATGCGGCTTGTAGGGCAGGAGCATCGGAATCAGCATTTCCGCTTGCCGACGCCCCTTCTTATCCAATGGCCGCAAATTGTCATCGCCGTGCCAATTGTGGCGCTGATGCGCGCGGGCATGTCGGACGTAGAGGATCCGGGAGGTGGCGGGGAGCCGGAAACGCTTTTCTGCCTTCGCCAGAACCTGGGTATCGACCTCGTAGCTGAGCAGCTCGCGGGCCTGTGCAATGGGAAGCCAGCGGATCTCATCTACCTCGCCGTTGGGGGTGAATTGACCACCGATGACCTCGCCGGTCCAGTAATAAACCACCTTCGTGCGATCTGCGACGGGGTAGGTGACCTTGCCCAGCAGCTTGCCCAGGCGGATGTCGTAGCCGGTTTCCTCGAGAATTTCGCGGGCTGCGGTCGTCGGCAGGGACTCGCCGGGATCGACCTTGCCCTTGGCCAATGACCAATCGTCGTAGTGGGGGCGGTGAATGACTGCGACCTCAAGGTTGTCCACATCCGAGATATCGCCCCGCCACAACACCGCACCCGCCGCGAGCGTCGCCCGTCTAAACTGCCCGGCTGGGTCGGCAGGAATGACCTGGTGCCGACCATTTACCAGCAAGGCGGAACCCTGATCCTTATCAGTCTCATGGGGCTGGGACTTTTTCGCCATGACGCTCCTTCAAGATGGTGTGCTGCGTTCCCCTCATCTTTACCCATCGCAGGCCCGAGCGCACGGTAGACACCGCCGAAACAGACGCCCAATCGTGACCGGCAGCTTGGCCCAGGGGAATCGTCATCCTTTAAGCTGTTTGTACCAACTAACGAAAAGGGAGATCCTCGTGGTCAACGTTGCAGTCATGGGAGCCGGATCGTGGGGTACCACCCTCGCCAAGGTCTTCGCTGATGCCGGGAACACCGTCAGGCTCTGGGCCCGCCGCCCTGAGCTGGCCGAACAGATCCAGACCACCCACACCAACCCCGACTACCTCGGCGACATCACCTTGCCCGCCGCGATCACCGCCACCTCCGACGCCGCAGTCGCGCTGGAGAATGCCACCATCGTCGTCTTCGCCGTTCCCAGCCAGACGATGCGCAACAATCTCACCGATTGGGCGCCGCTCATTCCTGCGGACGCCACGCTGGTGAGCATCTCCAAGGGTGTGGAAACTGGCACCTACCTGCGCATGAGTGAGGTCATCTGCCAGATCACCGGCGCGGACCCCTCGCGGGTGGCGGTGCTGTCTGGGCCGAACCTCGCGCGTGAAATCGCGGAAGAGCAGCCCGCCGCCACCGTCATCGCGTGCGTGGATGAAAACCGTGCAAAGCTGGTCCAGGCGGCCGTGGCTACCCCTTACCTGCGCCCTTACACCAACACTGATGTGGTGGGGGTCGAACTCGGCGGTGCCTGTAAGAACGTCATCGCCTTGGCCTGTGGCATGGCGGCCGGCCGTGGCCTGGGAGAAAACACCCTGGCCTCCTTGATCACTCGCGGCCTGGCCGAGGTCACCCGACTTGGCGTTGCAATGGGGGCTGATCCCAGTACCTTTGCCGGTCTCGCGGGCATGGGCGACCTCGTTGCCACGTGTACCTCGCCGCTGTCGCGTAACCGCACCTTTGGCGTCCGGCTCGGCGAAGGCGGAACCCTCGAAGAGGCGACGGAAGCTACCCACGGCCAGGTCGCCGAGGGAGTGATCTCCTCCAATTCGATCTTCCAACTAGCGGAGGCCAACCGGGTGGAGATGCCGATCACGCAGGCGGTATTTTCCGTGTGCCACCAAGGGTTGGAAGTTTCCGACATGGTTACCGCGCTCATGGGTCGATCGAAGAAGGCGGAATAGGGGGCAGCTGTAAAGTGCGATATGACTAGACCCATTAATCGAGAAGCCTGGAGTGGCCACTCGATTAATGGGTCTAGTCATATCGCACTCTGGCAGCCTCCCTCAAACACCGTGCCACTTCCTGTGAACGGTCGCTAGCCGGGTAGGCTAACCGCCATGGAAAAGCCACAACGAATTCGCGTCGGGGTCGTCTATGGCGGCCGCAGTCCAGAGCATTCCGTTTCCTGCGTGTCGGCAGGGGCGATCATGACACACCTGGACCCCGAGGCGTTTGACGTCGTGGCAATCGGTATTACCCCAGAGGGCAAGTGGACGGCGGGGGAGTCCGATCCCAGCGCCCTGGTCATCCGGGATGGCAAGCTCCCCACCGTGGGCGATCAGGGGCCTGAGCTGGCGCTCTCCCTCAACCCAGTCACACGTGGGCAGATCCGCAACGCCGAGACCGGCGAGCTTCATGCCACCGTGGATGTCATCTTCCCCGTGCTCCACGGCCCCTTCGGTGAGGACGGCACCATTCAGGGGCTGCTCGAGATGTCGGGCATTCCTTACGTGGGTACCGGCGTGCTCTCCTCCGCGTGCGGCATGGACAAGGAGTACATGAAGAAACTCATGGCGGCGGTCGGATTGCCGATCACCCCTGAGGTCATTTTGCGGGATCGCACGGAGCTCACTGCCGAGGAGAAGGCATTGCTCGGGTTGCCGGTGTTCGTGAAACCTGCCCGCGGTGGTTCATCGATTGGTGTGTCCAAGGTGAAGGACTGGGCTGATCTTCCGGCAGCTGTTGCCCTGGCTCTGGAGTCCGATAACAAGGTCATCGTTGAGGCCGAGATTATCGGCGCTGAGGTAGAGGTCGGTGTGCTGGAGCGCCCGGATGGCAGCGTCGTCGCCTCAGTCCCGGCCATGCTCAACGGCACCGGGGACTCGGACGAGGGCTTCTACGGTTTTGACACCAAGTATCTTGATGACGTGGTTACGGCTACGATCCCGGCCCCCTTCGACGAGGGCATGACCTCAGCGCTGCAAAACATGGCCATCGATACGTTCCAGGCCCTCAACTGCGAGGGCCTGGCCCGGGTGGACTTTTTTGTCACCGACCAAGGTCCGGTGATCAACGAGATCAACACCATGCCCGGCTTCACACCCATCTCGATGTACCCGCAGGTCTTCGCGGCTAGCGGCGTCGCTTATGAGGACTTGTTGCGCACCCTCGTCGAGCAGGCGCTAGCCCGCTAAGGCTGTTCCGAGGTGTGCTCCGCGATGAGCTTGCCCAAGGTCACTACTGCCGCGTTGCCCATTTCTTGTGGGGCACTCACGGCAATGTCAGTGGAACGCCCAAGCGCAAACCACGTGGAGGATGTCGTGCCGTTGGCCAGCGTCGTGTCTTCGAACCACGGTATGTCGTCGACCTGCGTCAAGCGGGCACCGGC
Coding sequences within:
- a CDS encoding D-alanine--D-alanine ligase family protein, yielding MEKPQRIRVGVVYGGRSPEHSVSCVSAGAIMTHLDPEAFDVVAIGITPEGKWTAGESDPSALVIRDGKLPTVGDQGPELALSLNPVTRGQIRNAETGELHATVDVIFPVLHGPFGEDGTIQGLLEMSGIPYVGTGVLSSACGMDKEYMKKLMAAVGLPITPEVILRDRTELTAEEKALLGLPVFVKPARGGSSIGVSKVKDWADLPAAVALALESDNKVIVEAEIIGAEVEVGVLERPDGSVVASVPAMLNGTGDSDEGFYGFDTKYLDDVVTATIPAPFDEGMTSALQNMAIDTFQALNCEGLARVDFFVTDQGPVINEINTMPGFTPISMYPQVFAASGVAYEDLLRTLVEQALAR
- the leuD gene encoding 3-isopropylmalate dehydratase small subunit; this encodes MEKFTTHTGVGVPLTRSNVDTDQIIPAVYLKRVTRTGFEDGLFAGWRKDENFVLNQEPYHNGSILVAGPDFGTGSSREHAVWALMDYGFRVVLSARFADIFRGNSGKAGFLAAQMEEADIELLWKQLEAEPGMEITVDLDSRTVTAGENAYQFSVDDYTRWRLMEGLDDIGLTLRDEPAITRYENTRPAFKPVITA
- a CDS encoding NAD(P)H-dependent glycerol-3-phosphate dehydrogenase is translated as MVNVAVMGAGSWGTTLAKVFADAGNTVRLWARRPELAEQIQTTHTNPDYLGDITLPAAITATSDAAVALENATIVVFAVPSQTMRNNLTDWAPLIPADATLVSISKGVETGTYLRMSEVICQITGADPSRVAVLSGPNLAREIAEEQPAATVIACVDENRAKLVQAAVATPYLRPYTNTDVVGVELGGACKNVIALACGMAAGRGLGENTLASLITRGLAEVTRLGVAMGADPSTFAGLAGMGDLVATCTSPLSRNRTFGVRLGEGGTLEEATEATHGQVAEGVISSNSIFQLAEANRVEMPITQAVFSVCHQGLEVSDMVTALMGRSKKAE
- a CDS encoding NUDIX hydrolase: MAKKSQPHETDKDQGSALLVNGRHQVIPADPAGQFRRATLAAGAVLWRGDISDVDNLEVAVIHRPHYDDWSLAKGKVDPGESLPTTAAREILEETGYDIRLGKLLGKVTYPVADRTKVVYYWTGEVIGGQFTPNGEVDEIRWLPIAQARELLSYEVDTQVLAKAEKRFRLPATSRILYVRHARAHQRHNWHGDDNLRPLDKKGRRQAEMLIPMLLPYKPHAVYSALPDRCQATAAPLADELNLDVVVDPALGDDAWLSNMVGAQARFQELIDAGGTSVVVAQGTIIPDMIAWLSANGRLPLHEIEAKKASVWVLSFNEGQLTGADYLASPLPVK